A genome region from Clostridia bacterium includes the following:
- a CDS encoding DUF523 domain-containing protein, protein MSREKILVSACLAGHNCKYNGGNNLAPAIKELVQQGIAIPVCPECLGKLTIPRPPAEIQGGNGMDVLSGQARVIDREGKDVTQAFLRGAQAVLAKAQQVKPSLIILKEKSPSCGTTLIFDGSFSGRTRPGPGVTAALLYQYGFPLRNENNWQE, encoded by the coding sequence ATGTCCAGAGAGAAGATCCTGGTAAGTGCCTGCTTGGCAGGGCATAACTGCAAGTACAACGGCGGTAACAACCTAGCTCCGGCTATTAAAGAGCTGGTACAGCAAGGTATAGCCATACCGGTTTGCCCCGAGTGTCTGGGTAAGCTCACCATTCCCCGCCCCCCAGCCGAAATCCAAGGCGGGAACGGAATGGATGTCCTCAGCGGTCAGGCCCGGGTGATTGACCGGGAAGGCAAAGACGTTACCCAGGCTTTTCTTCGGGGCGCGCAGGCGGTGCTGGCTAAGGCCCAGCAGGTAAAACCCTCGTTGATAATCCTTAAGGAGAAAAGCCCCTCCTGCGGTACCACCCTTATCTTTGACGGTAGCTTCTCGGGACGGACCCGCCCTGGGCCCGGAGTGACTGCCGCTCTCCTGTACCAGTACGGTTTCCCCCTACGCAACGAAAATAATTGGCAAGAATAA
- the gnd gene encoding decarboxylating 6-phosphogluconate dehydrogenase, which translates to MQVGLIGLGRMGFNLAQNMIDHGHQVVAYNRSPDKTKAAQREGINGVYALEGLVEKLTPPRVVWLMLPAGDPVESMLGKLIPLLVTGDTVIDGGNSHYQDSIRHYQALTAKGINFADVGTSGGLAGARHGICAMVGAEDRVFKQLEPLIASISVPEGYIHTGPPGSGHFVKMVHNGIEYGMLQAIGEGFEVLARGPFPFNLQAIAQVFNHGSVIRSWLMHLLEQVLKDGSQLATIKPIVHSSGEGMWMVQTALRLGIPTPVIAASVFARYQTENQDQFAAKVVAALRHQFGGHNVETTVPERG; encoded by the coding sequence TTGCAGGTTGGCCTCATCGGCCTGGGGCGGATGGGCTTTAATCTGGCGCAAAACATGATCGACCACGGCCACCAAGTGGTAGCCTATAATCGCTCGCCTGATAAGACTAAGGCTGCCCAGCGAGAGGGGATCAATGGTGTGTACGCTTTGGAGGGTCTGGTGGAGAAGCTAACTCCGCCCCGGGTAGTCTGGCTTATGCTCCCAGCGGGGGATCCGGTAGAAAGCATGCTGGGAAAATTGATCCCCCTTTTAGTCACGGGCGATACCGTAATTGACGGCGGCAACTCGCATTACCAGGACAGTATCCGTCATTACCAAGCTTTAACAGCCAAGGGCATTAATTTTGCTGATGTCGGCACCAGCGGTGGACTTGCCGGTGCAAGGCACGGCATTTGCGCTATGGTCGGAGCTGAAGATCGCGTATTCAAACAACTGGAACCGCTAATTGCCAGCATCAGCGTGCCGGAGGGTTATATCCATACCGGACCTCCCGGAAGCGGCCATTTCGTTAAAATGGTTCATAACGGCATCGAATATGGAATGCTTCAAGCCATCGGTGAAGGATTTGAGGTTCTAGCCCGCGGACCATTTCCCTTCAACTTGCAGGCAATAGCCCAAGTTTTTAATCACGGATCGGTAATCCGGAGCTGGCTAATGCATCTTCTCGAACAGGTCCTTAAGGATGGAAGCCAACTAGCCACCATCAAACCCATAGTCCATTCTTCAGGGGAAGGTATGTGGATGGTCCAAACCGCCCTAAGACTGGGAATACCGACCCCAGTCATTGCCGCTTCCGTCTTTGCCCGCTACCAGACTGAAAATCAAGATCAATTTGCCGCCAAAGTAGTAGCTGCCCTCCGCCACCAGTTTGGTGGGCACAATGTTGAAACCACAGTACCGGAAAGGGGCTAA
- a CDS encoding glucose-6-phosphate dehydrogenase produces the protein MGSRIPDCCLIIFGATGDLARRKLFPALASLAAQKLLPNRFAVVGLARRPETNSSFRNYLKATIQQYAPRQLPSGAIEEFLLPRTHYIQADIHDPDSYARLQAILVGLEDGGNTTRNHIFYLALAPEHFQTVAQNLQRSGLVPGQPYTQSWPRLVIEKPFGWDLESARRLNQALRNVFPEEAIYRIDHYLGKEMIQNLMVIRFANAFFEPVWNNKYIDHVQISSLETDGVGTRATYYEKAGALRDMVQNHMLQLVSMIAMEPPANLDTNDIREEKVKVLRSLQPFTPQTIRKNAVRGQYQGYRSETGVRSNSTTETFVALKLAIDNFRWARVPFYLRTGKQLAQKAIEIVVQFKSLPEILYFKEYGELLPNLLAIRIQPLEGVFLRLNAKRPGTNDFIIPIKLDFCQNCEVGTNSPEAYERLLLDAMRGDQTLFTGWEEVEYSWRFVDPLAQEWSQTLPPFPNYAAGSWGPEAAQQLLLRDGRQWAQLE, from the coding sequence ATGGGCAGCCGAATTCCTGACTGCTGCCTGATTATTTTTGGGGCAACTGGCGACTTAGCCCGCCGCAAGCTCTTCCCTGCCTTAGCGAGCCTGGCCGCCCAAAAACTTCTGCCCAATCGCTTTGCTGTCGTAGGCTTAGCTCGACGGCCAGAAACCAACTCCAGTTTTCGGAACTACCTCAAGGCGACTATTCAACAATACGCGCCTAGGCAATTGCCCAGCGGGGCTATTGAAGAATTCCTGTTACCACGAACCCATTACATACAGGCCGACATCCACGACCCCGACAGCTATGCCCGGCTCCAGGCTATTTTGGTCGGCCTCGAGGATGGCGGTAATACTACCCGGAACCACATTTTCTATTTGGCCTTAGCGCCCGAGCATTTCCAAACCGTGGCTCAGAACCTCCAGCGGTCCGGCCTGGTACCTGGCCAGCCCTACACCCAGAGCTGGCCACGACTGGTCATTGAAAAGCCTTTCGGTTGGGATCTAGAATCGGCCCGAAGGCTGAATCAAGCCCTCAGGAACGTATTTCCGGAGGAAGCCATTTACCGCATCGATCACTATCTCGGTAAGGAAATGATTCAAAACCTCATGGTCATCCGCTTCGCCAATGCCTTTTTTGAGCCGGTATGGAACAATAAATATATTGATCACGTTCAGATAAGCTCCTTAGAAACTGACGGGGTAGGCACTCGCGCTACCTATTACGAAAAGGCCGGTGCCTTGCGCGATATGGTACAGAACCATATGCTGCAACTGGTAAGCATGATTGCTATGGAACCCCCTGCCAACTTGGATACCAATGATATCCGGGAAGAAAAAGTAAAGGTGTTAAGATCCCTGCAGCCCTTTACCCCCCAAACCATCCGCAAGAACGCGGTGCGCGGCCAGTACCAAGGTTACCGCAGCGAAACAGGAGTACGTTCCAACTCCACCACCGAAACCTTTGTGGCATTGAAGCTCGCCATTGACAATTTCCGTTGGGCCAGGGTTCCCTTCTACCTGCGTACCGGCAAGCAGTTGGCCCAAAAAGCCATCGAGATCGTGGTCCAGTTTAAGTCCCTTCCCGAGATTCTGTACTTTAAAGAATACGGTGAGCTGCTGCCCAACCTCCTGGCCATTCGTATCCAACCCTTAGAAGGAGTCTTCTTACGGCTCAACGCCAAAAGACCAGGCACGAATGATTTTATCATCCCCATCAAGCTCGACTTTTGCCAGAACTGTGAGGTAGGGACAAATTCACCTGAAGCTTACGAACGCTTACTGCTAGATGCCATGCGCGGGGACCAAACCTTGTTTACCGGGTGGGAGGAGGTAGAATATTCCTGGAGATTCGTGGATCCACTGGCCCAGGAGTGGTCGCAGACCTTGCCTCCATTTCCCAATTACGCGGCAGGCAGCTGGGGGCCAGAGGCCGCTCAACAGCTCTTACTCAGAGATGGCAGGCAATGGGCCCAACTAGAATGA
- a CDS encoding cyclase family protein, whose product MFRIYDITWPIHPKMPVYKNRLKQCPRIETTRDYEAGIRESQITINLHTGTHLDAPMHVDKEGVSVDQLGLLPLLGPCRVLDLTGVGEKIEAGDLAGQAIAAGEFILLKTQNSLVGSVAEDFVYLGASGAQYLAQAQVRGVGIDALGIERDQPEHPSHKVLLQKGIIIVEGLYLDEVAPGSYFLVALPLKVIGTEAAPLRAVLITPEADMPT is encoded by the coding sequence ATGTTTCGCATTTATGACATAACTTGGCCGATTCATCCAAAAATGCCGGTTTACAAGAATCGCCTGAAGCAATGCCCTCGGATCGAAACCACCAGGGACTATGAAGCCGGCATCAGAGAATCGCAGATTACCATCAACCTCCACACTGGCACCCACCTGGATGCCCCCATGCATGTCGATAAGGAAGGGGTAAGCGTGGACCAGCTGGGCCTACTTCCTCTGCTCGGGCCTTGCCGGGTACTAGATCTTACTGGCGTTGGAGAAAAGATAGAGGCGGGAGATTTAGCCGGTCAAGCCATAGCGGCAGGTGAGTTCATCCTGCTGAAAACACAGAATTCACTGGTCGGGAGTGTAGCCGAAGACTTCGTCTATCTGGGAGCGAGTGGCGCTCAGTATCTCGCTCAGGCCCAAGTCCGCGGGGTGGGGATCGATGCTCTAGGCATCGAGCGCGACCAGCCCGAGCACCCTAGTCACAAGGTACTGCTACAAAAAGGTATTATAATAGTCGAAGGTCTGTACTTGGATGAGGTAGCGCCCGGTTCCTATTTTCTGGTGGCCTTGCCCCTGAAAGTAATAGGCACCGAAGCCGCCCCCCTGCGAGCCGTTCTTATAACGCCTGAAGCTGATATGCCAACATGA
- a CDS encoding Nramp family divalent metal transporter yields the protein MSKEVNGGLLDVDPYRLRDEDVLEPPQRWRQSFKYLGPGMILAAAVVGSGEVIAVPILGAKVGMAGLGLILLSCIVKLIFLEELARYAVVTGKSPLEAFSDLPGPRIFNIHLVGWLWMMYIFSVILQQGGILGTAGTVIMNFVPALDERFWAAVLVVVSCIAYLKARYDTIQNVATFLVVVFSLTAVIASVLLMFTPYRVTLADLAQGFSFAIPRESWQVAFGAFGITGLASAEIVSYHYWCLEKGYARNVGPRHDTPEWKKRAKGWISVLHKDIIVTATVFTFVTAAFYVLGAKVLHTLGILPSGLEVLKSISAVFTEIYGGWSFYLFMIGAFFAMYSTFYANAAAYARFLLDFFLRLGSIKVTSGKQRTKWSNGFTILLLVVFALGYFAIRTPVALVFLGGITGTLMIPVIAWASVYLGRKIDKGIALSAPAVCFMYICAVIVTIIGAVTLYDLIA from the coding sequence TAGGCAGCGGCGAAGTCATTGCCGTGCCGATTCTGGGTGCGAAAGTGGGTATGGCCGGCCTGGGGTTGATTCTTCTAAGCTGTATCGTCAAGCTTATCTTTTTGGAAGAACTAGCCCGATATGCGGTGGTGACCGGCAAGAGCCCCCTGGAGGCCTTTAGCGATCTTCCCGGCCCAAGGATATTTAACATTCACTTGGTGGGTTGGCTATGGATGATGTATATCTTCTCTGTAATCCTCCAGCAGGGAGGGATACTTGGAACCGCCGGTACGGTAATCATGAACTTTGTTCCTGCCCTGGATGAGCGGTTCTGGGCAGCTGTTTTGGTGGTGGTTTCCTGTATCGCCTATCTTAAGGCCAGATATGACACCATCCAAAACGTAGCCACCTTCTTGGTAGTAGTGTTTTCTCTGACTGCAGTTATTGCTTCAGTGCTCCTAATGTTTACACCGTACAGGGTAACGCTAGCCGACCTGGCCCAAGGATTTTCCTTTGCTATTCCGCGGGAAAGCTGGCAAGTAGCCTTTGGCGCCTTTGGCATAACTGGTCTAGCTTCAGCGGAAATCGTGTCCTACCATTACTGGTGCTTGGAGAAAGGATATGCCAGAAATGTAGGCCCTAGACACGACACGCCTGAATGGAAGAAGAGGGCCAAGGGCTGGATCAGCGTTTTGCATAAGGACATAATCGTCACCGCCACGGTCTTTACCTTTGTTACTGCAGCCTTCTATGTACTCGGCGCTAAGGTGTTGCATACGCTAGGGATCCTGCCCTCAGGACTGGAAGTACTAAAGAGTATTTCCGCTGTTTTTACCGAGATATATGGAGGATGGAGCTTCTACTTGTTTATGATTGGCGCCTTCTTCGCCATGTATTCCACCTTTTATGCTAATGCTGCTGCCTATGCCCGTTTTCTCCTTGATTTTTTCCTGAGGCTTGGATCCATTAAAGTGACCAGTGGTAAACAGAGAACCAAATGGTCCAATGGCTTTACCATCCTGCTTTTGGTGGTATTTGCCCTTGGGTACTTTGCCATCAGGACACCGGTAGCTTTGGTGTTCCTGGGCGGCATTACCGGAACCCTGATGATTCCGGTTATTGCTTGGGCAAGCGTGTACCTTGGCCGCAAGATTGACAAGGGCATTGCCTTGTCTGCTCCGGCCGTGTGCTTCATGTATATATGCGCCGTCATTGTAACCATAATCGGGGCAGTTACCCTTTACGATCTAATCGCTTAA